The following DNA comes from Desulfotomaculum sp..
GCGCTAACTTTAATATGCTGTTCCCCGGCCATTCTGATTAATCGCTGGCCCAAGTCAAAGCGTAATCCGTCCACAAACAGCAAACATTCGCCTTGTTCCGCAGCAATTATGTTGGAGTTATCCGTATGATCAGGCAGAGGAGCCGCGTCAATCAGGCTTTGGAAATGCCTGGCTGCATCCTCAAGCCAGGGAAGATAAATACTCCTGATGGCGGTTTCCACCGCTTTTGTATCCTGAGCTGTTTTAACACCGGCAACAGCTTTCAGGACAGCGTCATCAGCCAGATAACCCCCGCCCGAATAATTTTCAGCCATCTTTTCCGGAGTATCCCCGCCAATATTTTGCGATGTTTGACGCGCCAACACTGCCAGGCTCTTCAAAGCCCCGGCGAGCGGACTGCGGCCAAGCCTGGCCCAAACCCAATCGCGGCGCATACCATGCTGCTTCTCAAGTTTCTCTATATTCTGCCTGGAGATAGCGGAATTATGATGTTCCAATTCCAGAAGACTGTCTCGAAGCGCATCTTCCTCTGCTTCGTTTTCATCAGGCCAGGGTTCTTTATCGAAGATCAACCTGCCAGGTTTTGAGCGCTTGAGCAAATCCGGTATATTCGGATAAAGGGCCGGGGCTTCTGAGTACCTCCGCCATATGGCCAACCAGGCTCCTTCGCGCAGGCCGAGCTTTTCGCCGCCGGCGAGATCGCTTTCATTAGCCGGATCGTAGTTCAGTTCAACCCGGCAGCGTGAACAGAATGCCGCCCATTTGTTATCGTCCCAATTTTCCCGTAATCGCGCCGGATCGTTCAACCAGATCAGCAAATCCCTTTGTGTATCCGCAATCATCAGCTTATCAAAGTCTTCGGCTTCAAGCCGTTTGCCCCGAAGCCTTGCGATAGGGGTCGTTGCCAACTGGGCAAGCGCCCCGCGCATCGCTTTCCGGGTCTGCTTGTCCAGGGCAAGGTCAAGACAAAGACCGATATCTTCCGAAGTAAGAAAAGCCTCAATTGTCCAATCCTTGCCGTTGCGCTGAGTCCATAATGCGCCCCGGTATTGCAGTTCCACCAGAGGCTTTAAACTGTCCGGGCATTCTTCTACTGCCCGGAGTATCTGCCGGCTTACATCAGGCATATAGATGATCGGAATCGAATCCTCAGGAAAATCGACCTCCGGCAATGTTCTGTCCACTATACATCTGAGCCAAATTGCCGGCCCGGTTTTTTCTTCCGGATTGTACTCCCCAAAGGTAAAAAGTTCAGGCATGAGGGGGCGCAATTGAGCCGCCAACTGCCGCCACTGGCCGTCCGCATCTGTCCACAGGATTGCTGCCGGAGCTGTGACATCGCCAGGATTGTAGCGGCCGGCGTGTATTAAAGAGTTAAGCACAGCTTCTAATAAAGCAGCCGGTGATTTCTTAGATGTTTTATACATTGATATCCACCTCCGGATCTCCGGCCGCTCTTTCACGAGCCTTGAGTTTTTCAGAGTTTGCAAGGTGGACATCGTTAATTCTATCCCCGGCAAACTCGCCGTTTTTCCAAAACCAGGGGAATTGTTCTTTTGATCTATCAGGTTCTTTGCCCCGGTCTTTGGACCAGTTTATATTCGGCTTCCAGCGCAGAACGCCGGCTCCGTTTTTTCCACCGGGGATATCAGAAGCCATAAACGGGCGGATATTGATTCTTACCCCGTCATTTATATCCGGATTCCACCCTACTGGCTGCTTCTCAACAGGTTTCCAACGGACAAAGATATCAAACGGCGGCTCGCCTTCAAGTATCGCAATCAGCCGCTTCTGCAGTTCAACGGCAGCCGCCAGGCGGTCTTCCGCTCCATCTTCATTCCGCCTAACGCCATCCTTCTGCCGGTTAATCCAATCTCCCAGATAACTGTAGGTCAGGTTTTCCAACAGCTTTTTCCCCTTACCCCCGCCTTCGGCAAGTTTGTGATAATTTACCAGCGCATGAAAACCGTCGCGCTTGCGTCCATCCCAGATATGCCAGATAAAAGGCCGGTGGTGAAATATTTTGCAGTGCTGTTCAAAAAAATCATTCCGCAGCCATTCGTCAAGATCATTTGCAGTTGACCAGGTTGAGGCAATCAATTCTTGTTCTTTTGTTGGTGTCCAATAATCACCATACGCGGCAATAAGTAATGCACGCAGGCGTTCTGCAGCAGGTTCTTTTCCAACAATGGGAGTCAGGCATATTATACCGTCATTATCAAATTTACCATCAAGTATAACATCTTGATTTGGCCAACAATATCTTAATAAATGTGATACGGCAACATGAAGTTCATTTCTAGAATTAATAATATTCCCTTTAAAAACCCATTGGGTTGGATTTTCTGATAATGGTTTAGGATCACCTAATGGATATTCTTTTTTAGCCTTTTCATTCCAATACTCAAAATCAAAAGGAACTTTTAAGAATGTTGCATTAGTCACAGCAACTTTTGGATCTATTTTTCTAACTTCTTTTAAATATTGTTCTGATTTACAATAGGTTAATATAGGGAGAAAGTATTCTTTTTGTTTTGGTATTATTGGTGATATAGAACTATCAAAAAGATCCCCAAAGTATATAGAGGTAGGCAATGAAGACATTGTACCTTTTCCAATTCCAATTTTATTTAACGCTTGTAGGCCTTGTAATCTTGCCATTGAATGACCCTGATCTATCCAGTCAATACAATACTCCATACCACTAATAGGGAATTCCCCGGTCCCTCCGCTTTGAAAAAAACGCCAACGATATTTTGAAGGTTCAATTTCCCAAAAACATCTCTTATAACGTAAATCATCTCCGGTTTTTATACCTTGAAACGTATCTGCAAAATTGCCTAATAATGGTTTATCTGCTATTTCCCCTAGAACTATCCGTGAATCTGGGTTTTTCAATTGTTCTTCTTGTTTTACTTCCATTACTTCAGAACTACGCAGAAGAGAAGCTTTTTCCTGACACAAAGTTGCAAGACTGGCATCAAGTCCAGCAATAAAACCTTCAGCTTTAGCATTTGCAATAGCTAAAAGAGCAACATTAACAACTTCTCCTGAAATTGTTTCAAACGCAGCAGGGCCTAATTTTGCAACAAAATTCCATCGTTTATTTTTTATCAAACGTATCCTGAATGTTTCATAGCTCGTTGAAGAAAGCCAGCTTTGTGAAATAACTAAAGCTGTTACCCCACCTTGATTATTAAGCAATAAAAGGCGATCGAGAAATACTGTAGCAATATCGCTTTTTGCCTCACAGTAGTGTTCTAAACAAAAATCTTGAAAGGATTTAATTTGTTTCCCTCTCGCCAAGTATGGCACATTAGTTATTATCAGATGATAACGTCCGTTAAGAATTTGTACTGCGTCAGTTATTCCGCAGGCAGCAACTTTTAACTCGTTCAGTTCATAGTTATCTTTCTCCATGAACATTACTTTTTCAAGATAAGGAGTGAGTTCGTCAAAACTAGCTTCAATCAAGCTGCCTCCAACCACATGACCGGGATCGATAAGGCTTCCCAAACTGGGCGCATCCTTAAAAAGGTCATATAATTTTTCCAAACCGTTTCGGAACCTCTCGTTATCCCCGGCTAAATTAATCCAGTCTTTCTTGCTTGTGTTGGGCGCAATGCCAGAGCAGGCTATTTGCAGTTTAGGCAGCTTACAATAACCATCCGCGCCGGGATATGTCCAGGCTGCAAAAGCCAGGGCAAAGGCGGCTATCTGTGTGCATCGTTCGTCTATTTCAAGACCGAAAAGGTTTTCCTCAAGGACTTTTTCACAAGCTTCATGTGCAGATGTACCTTCCTCAAGCATACGAATCGGGACCAAGTGATACAGTACTGCAACAAGAAAATGGCCAGAGCCACAGCAGGGATCTATGATCTTTAGCTCAGAGGCCTTTTGGGGCCAGCCTTCAAACACGCCGGCGGCGGGCCGCCATGGCCCCTTACCTTCATCTGTATGTATAAAACGAAGGTAATCCCACGATACCCCCGGTAAAGAAACAGCCTTGCGAAGTTCATCCTCCGACTGTGCTTTTTCAGCAAGCTCCGGGTTTGCAGACAACATCTTCCCGGCATGCCAGGCGCCGAGGGTATTATGAATCAGAAACTCAACCATATACGGCTCGGTAAAAAGCTGTGTAACAGCGGGCAGTTCATCAGCGCCTATTTTTATGCCGGAATCATTGACCTCTTTTTTACGCTTGGCCTGCCAAAACTGATAGACCCAACCCAATGCGTCGCTTGCCGTAAAAATATCTGTTTCTAAACCACTAAGCTCGTTTTCCAATCTCAGCTGATGTTCATGGGCAAAAGCAACCAAAAGGATAGGATCATCCGGCCGGAATATTTGCGGGAGCATTTGTTGAGCAAACCGGCTGGCCAGTGTCCATAAGTCCAGTCCTTCACCCTCAGCCAGTTCCTTGCATTCGTCAAGACTGATCGCCACACCCGATTCGGGCTCAATGAGAAGGCCGTTTTCGGCTAAAAAACGGGCGAAGAGCATCCGGTGCCAGTGTTCATACGCGCACTCCTGAATAAGGTGGTATATTTCAAGGCTGCCGTATTTATCCTGCCTGGCGCCCAACTGGCGCGCTCTGGCCCGGAGGTGATTCCTGAGCCGGCGATCTTCCGGGGGCATATGGCTGAATGGTTCGTAGTGATGGACAGCCAGCGACTCAAGCGCAGACTTTGCCCCGGCTTCGGCAAAATCCCTGGCCCTGATAATAGTACGTTCAAGTTTATTCCTGAGTTCCGCAGTTAAAGTTTTTATAACGCCCACCGCCTAAATAACAATTAACGGACCGTTTTTAATATTTTCCAGGAGGTTCTTTTCAGTTATGGTTATCCATTCTTTAACGTCCTGCTCTGTTTTTAAAGTGCCGCTTATTAATTTGATTTCTATTGTCTTCGGTTCCAGAAGCCTTGCCGCAGCAAGAGCGGCGTTTTTAAACTGCTTCTGCAGAGCGTCTTTTTTTGTCTTCCAATTCGGAAGGGGAGTTTCTTTTAAACTTGACAGCAGCGCTTTATCATCACCCACAGAAAGATCGGGAACAGCGTCAATGCCTTCAGCTTCAAGAATACCTTTTTGCTGCTCCGAAGTTATTCTTTTCCAGTTATCGTTTTTTAACAAGGCCTCCATTTCCAGGTTATAGGTATTTTCAAAGCTGGAATGGGCCTGTTTTACCGCTGTGCGGAGCAGCGTCGAAATATCTTTCAGAATTGCCGGAACAGGATCGGTTTTATCCAGCAGCCTTCTTTCTGTACGGACAGCGTCAGCCTGTTTTTGCAATTCTTCCGCTTCAGGCAAACTGCCGGCATGTCCCAGCATAATCTCCAAAGCAGCCCAATTCTTCTTGCGTTCAGCGGCAAGTTTGCCCAGTTCTGTCCAATCTTTAAATTGTTGAGCAAGCGTATCGCTCTGATCAAGGATTGCCGCCAGCTGCTCATTCCCGGCCAGTCCCTGTATATTTTCCAGGTAAAGTTTTGAAGGACATTCTGGCATTGGCGGTTCACCGCCGGCTTCATTAGCCAGTTTGCAAAGCACGGCAAGAAACTGACCGGAAATTGCAGATTCCTCGCCTGATTTGCAATTCAATCCCGCTGTCTGGAATAATTTGCGCAGTTTAATGCGGCCATGGACATCGATAGTTTTTGTTTCCGCCTTGAAATCCGTAACGGTTATTTTTGCCTGGTCCAACTCGCCCTGTTTTAACTGAACACCTTTATAAACGGCAAGTATATGCCCCGTTGTAAATAAAACAATCAAGGCGCCGTCTACCGCGTCCTGCGGCCATCCATAGGGGTGCTTTTTGAAAGTATCGCGTATTTCTTTTCCTGTTTTGCCGGAACCTATTTCAGACAAAATATTTGAGCAAACAGGATGCTTTTCCGGCGCGTCTTTCCAATCGAGAGACTGGAGGGCGGACCCGTCGCCGTTTTTTGCCCTGTTAATCACATTGGACCAGCGGTTATCATCGGCATCCCGAAACCTGGGAAACAAACGGTCCATTGACGCCTTTGCCGCCTCGATAACCTTATCTTTTAAAATAAGCTCGAAACGTTCCTGCCCGCCCCCCTGAAAAACTTTCGCTGCGTTAAGCACATCTTTGATGATATTATTTCGCGTTGTTTGCGCAGAGGTCATGCGTGTATGCATGGCATCCCTGGCCTCCTGCCCTTCCGGGGTTGTTGGCGGGCCTTTGGAGTCAATCGTGGCTTTGGCCGCTTCAAATTGAATAACCGCTTTTTTCAGATCTTCGGCGCTCGCTTTAGGAATAAATACAAATATTATTGCGCTGTCGCTGCCTGCAGCCCTCGCTCCGGAAAGTACGGCAGTCTCATTTTCTCCCCAGCCGTCACGTACCCAAACAGGAATATCAATACCTTTTTGGACGGGGGCTTCATTGCCGAATTGAATAAGCAGTTTGCGCGGTTCCTTGCTGCTCCCCTGCGTCAACTTGCCGCTGCTGAAAGTTTCGGCAAAAGCGGCGTTTATTAGGGCTGTCCGTTTTACTGATAGATATGTCAAGTCGTTATTCAGCTTGGTCTGCCTGCTGCGAAATTCGCTGTCCCATTCACTGCTCTCGCGTGTCTGGAGGCTGTATTCTTCTTCTATTTTTATGATCTTGCCCTGTTCAACAAGTTTTTCCAGAATCGTTGGGACATTCTTACGCAGAGTTGTTCCGTCGCTGGCAAGATCGCTTACCAGCAGGTCCGCGATTATTTCCGGTGTAGCCCGGACCCCGATATCTATAACAGCCTCGCGGGGCAATTTGCGGATCAAGAAAATAAGTCCGCAAATGCGTTTGGCCAGTATGCCATCCGGCGTGCCGTCATCAAGATTGCGGATGGTTTCATCAATTTCCCGCAGCAGGACGCCGGTGCGAAGCAAGTCAGGCTGCATTTGATCGAAAACAACATCTGACGGAACTACACTGCCCAGCGGTTTATCGGCTATATCGCGGACGGCGTCATGGACAATACGGAGCTGAGTTCGCAGCTGGCTGTTTGTTCCCGGGACATCGACGGCGCGAAGAACGTGCTCCCAAAAACGGCGCCGTACAGGCAGGATAGGATAATCTTCAACAATAATATTCCGGTCTTCGGTTCTTGCGGCGATCCTGGTTCCGGCAAGCTGCCGGGCAATTTCACCGGAATGAACATTTAGAATTTCCTCCACTGCTTTAAGCCTGTCAGCCCTTTTGGCAAGCACAACCCGGCGTGTTACGATCTCCACATCCGTATCGGATAATTCGATGGGAACTGTAAAGCGGTCTTTTAGTCTTTGCAGCAACGGCACATCCCCGCCGAGAGCTGTTTGACCCGCTCCAATAAGCAGCACACGGCTGTCAAGCTGCTTACAAAGAGCTTCCGCTACTTCTTGCACATCTGTGGAACGTTTGGCAGAATCTCCAATGAACAGTTGAATTTCGTCCAGCAGTATACAAGTACATGGAATTTGGCCGTTTACGGTCAGGACGCCGCGTATAATCTTGATAAATTCAGAAGTGGGAATATCATCAACAATTGGAAACTGAGCGCGAAGAAGGGTGCGGACCTGTTTTAAATCAGGCGCAAAGTCGGGATCTGCATCCAACAGGGCTTTGGCCAGAACCGGACTTACATACAGGTCGTGAAGTTCGCTTAAAAAAATCTTGCCTTCTTTTTCTACAGTTTCTTTTACCTGTTCCAAAATTCCGTTGTTTTTCAACCATAAAATAAATAATGCCTGGGGAAGAGATTCGGGCAGATCCTTCGATTTTAAAATGATGCTGAGTATGGCCAGGCGGGTGCTTTCGCCGCCGCCCGAGGAAAGAGCCCCTGCCGCTGCGTGCAGTCCGCCGCCTCTTTTGCCCATTGTGTCGAGTTCTTTAAGCAGGTCTTTTATCTCCGTAGGAAGATGGGCAAGTCCGCGGGCGGTTGAACTGTCAGAATCAAATTTGGTATTAACCCAGAGGCGCCGCAGCATTTTAAGCAGGTGAGATTTGCCGCTTCCATAAAAGCCGCTCACCCAGACAGCCGGTTGATTTGTCGAACTCAAACTGCCCAGGTACGATTCGAGAATGCGGATTATGCCTTCTTTGTATTGACCTTCGCAAACAAAGTGTTCCAGTTCATATCTTAACGTTTCGATCTCTCTGGATGTAAACGATTCATTGACGGCGGCCACACCATCATTAAGCAGTTTTGACAGTACGGGGTCGCGCTGGAAAATTTCACGGTTGATCATGCGTCATTCACCCCATTATTTAATGTAATAGGTATTGCCAGGTAACTCCACCCGTCACGCGCATCCAGCAGGCGGTAATTGTTATTGTCATATTCACCGGGAAAGAACAGCGCCAGCCGGCCCCGGATATCACCAACAACCTCCTTTAATAACAAAGAAACCATAGTGAAACCGAATAAGCTTGCCACGCCATACGCCGCCACCACAGTATCGGAATCAACATTTTCTCCGGTCAGCGCATCACGCAATTCATCAGCCGCGGATTTGAGGAAATCACTGCTTAACTTCATGGCCAGGTTCTCCGGTTCCTCAAAATACAAATCCCGGTATTCCACGCTGGCCATCCATCTGGCAAATACTTTCGTAAAATCAAAAAGTACCCATTTATGCCCTGAAGCAAAAGTAGCCATTTCAAAAAGCTCTAACCTTGCCCGGAGCTTTCGCTCATCGTTTTTAGAATAGACTATAAAGATTGTTTTTTGCAGGCCTGATAAATTATGCTGCCAAGGAGTAATTATATGATTTTTGTATCGGCGGGCGAGTTCTTCAATTCTTCCCATATATAAACCTCCCTTCTTCGCTTAACATCCTGGAAAAAGAAACTTCAACAACATTACCGGATAAGCTCATGTCCACCAAACCCAAACGTTTTGCTTCTAAGGCCAATTTTTGAAGTTCTTCCTCCGGCGTATCCAATACTTTAGACCATAACGTTTTAAAAAGGCCGGGTCCGCGTACGCCAAGCAAATATCCCAACAGCAGAGCATAAGATGTTACTATGGGTGTAGGACTGACCTCCTGGCGAATCTTTCTCATTCGTCCTTTTAAATGCCCTGACTGGGTCCAGGATGATGACGCATTGCGAACAACCTTGTCCAGGGTGTTTTCGTTTAGCCGTTTACCAACGTTCTCCTGGAGAACATTGATAATCTTTTGCCGGGTAAGTTCTTCCCCTGGCTGCATATCTAATATCGCTGCTGAAGTGATTCTTAAAAGAGGGTCCCGGGACATGGCTGTTAATAAAGAAAGAAGAGGCCTCCCTGCTTGATCGGAATCCCAATAGTAACGAAAAAAACGAAAAAGCTGCATTGCAGGGTTTAAACCATATAACTCTGTTAATCTTTGAGCAGAAAGCTTACGTGTCGCCACTGTTCTCTTTCCGAGACAATTATCTTCCACGATAGCCTTTAAATAATCTTCACGAGTCGAGCTTCCTGAGCATTCTTGAAATAGCAAAGAAAGTTCTTCCAACATAATGGTTCTACTTGTGTGAGTACCCTTGTCACCAAAACGAAAACCAGCTTTTTCCCAAACGTTATAACTGGGTTCCTCCTCTTGAAGAGCAGTGCCCATAAAAAGAGGCTCATTCTTCATCTTAATACCGTCCTTATATTGCCGGCAAACTTGCCGGCCGATTTATGCTATCTTATTATAGCCATTTATGCTAAAATTTGCAATAATATTTTAACTTAGATGAAAATAACCTAAAAGTACAATCGTTTAGTACAGAAGATTTTTCTTTAGAGTTGCTTGAACTTGAGATGGATACCATAGAACCCGCTGAGGAAAATGCTCTTCTTGGCGAGGACGCAGTAGAAGATGATGAATTCGATTATAAAGGAGAAGATGATTACCTTGACCAGCTTGATGAAGAATTGTTTGACGACCCCATTAAAATACTAAAGTGGATAAAGAAACATGCACGGTCATAATTTATATTTGATGTGTCAATACTGGCTCCTGTAATCTTTATTGGACTAATCAGATCAGTATGCCATTTATTAGACAGCAGATATGGATATGATGCAATGAAGTTGGAAGGAGGATTTACCTATGTTGAATAAGGCAATTGAAATAGCAACCAAAGCTCATGCCGGGCAGGTTGATAAGAGCGGCAATCCTTATATTTTGCACCCACTGAGAGTGATGCTAGCTTGTGAAAGTGAAATAGAGAGGATATGCGCTGTCCTTCATGATGTTATAGAGGATACTCCTATGACGCTTGAAGATATAAAGAAACAAGGTTTTTCAGATGAAATCATTGACGTATTAGACCATTTAACAAGGCGTAACGGAGAAAGTTATGACAATTTTATTGATAGAATGCTTCTAAATGATACTGCCTGCCATGTAAAACTTGCAGACTTATGCGATAATATGGATTTAACCAGAATCGGCAATCCTACAGCCAAAGATGAAGAAAGGATAAAAAAGTATAATGAAGCGGCATGCAAGATTTCGGAATCGTTGCCGCTGAATGATGATACTAAAAACAGACGGGTTATCAGTATAAACGGCTGCGTGGAGATTCAGCCATTTATGACCCATGATGATTTTTTAAATCGCTTCATTTGCTTCGTGGAGTCACATGGTTGGTATTTTGGCGGCGGGACAGAAGATGTGACTAATAAAGAATGATAGGTGACGTCATGATTGACGGCGCCTTGACCATGCCGGTAATTCACTTTAACCAGTCACTGAACAAAGTGCCGGAAATGCCGGAACTATCCTGCGCAAAGGACTTCTTGGACAACGCCGCGGCTTACCTGAAAGCATATTCCGTTATTTTAAATAATAAACGCAGCGATCGAAATTATGTTGGCTTACGAAAAAAACCGGCCAATACTGGTAGTCAACCTTTCTAAAGAACAAACCAGCGGTATATTCTGGAATGATAAAATCCGGTCTCTGGTCATAAAGCGTATCCTCGACGAACTAACCCAGACGGCGGAATATTTTTACCAGGAGGAGCAAAGCTTAAATACTCTAGTGGTGATTGATGAGGCCCACCGCCTTGCCTCACGCGAATTCCCGAAAGAGGACGACACCGCCCGGGCGGTACGGAATGTGCTGGTGGACGCTGCCCGCACCACCCTAAAATACGGACAAGATAACTCTGGAAGTTATTCAAATTATCGCTTTTCATAACTTATCGCGCTTACACATATTAATAACCGATTAATATTATACCAAATTTCGGCTCTTTACGTAAAACAAAAAATCAGTTTTTATGGGGGTTTTTTATGTGGTTTCTTTTGACAATCGGTATTTTATAATATAAAAATTATTTAAAATGAAGAATAAATATAAAAATAAATGTTATAAAAATAAATGTTGGGCGTCTCATCAATCACTATCACCGTGCTTACGAAGGAGGTTAGAAGCAGCTACAAAATAGCTATTCAAATCTGCTAAAAAAAGCAATAAAACAGGAGGTGTAAAACTGGTTTTTGGTAGTTTCACAGTTGCAATTACTCACATAAACTGCTAAAATAATAGTGTAAATACTTCCATGTCGCAAAGACACGCTGTGAAAGTTGGGCATGGAACACTATCTACCCCGGCGGAGGTAACACCTTCTCCGGGCAGTACGTTCGCATTAGGCAACGGCGGTGATCCGCAAGGTTGAACCACCCGGAACATAGGCGAGAGTCTATGGCCTAGCAGTTGAATCCTGTGACGCTGCCTCCCGTTAGTCGGCGGGAGAGCAACCTAAATAAATTTGATTTATTTAGGTTTCAGAAACCAGGTGGATAATATGAGAACTTTTCCGGCGGTTGTTGAAAAGTGTCCTGATACTGGTTTGTACGTTGGCTATGTGCCGGGCTTCTCAGGTGCTCATACGCAAGCAGAAACACTTGATGAATTACAAAGAAACCTTCGCGAAGTCATTGAAATGCTGCTTGAGGATGGTGAGCCAGCACTTGAAACCGAGTTTATTGGTACACAAATGGTGGCGGTTGACTGACAATGGGCAAGTATCCCGTTCTTAAGTCGCGCGAAGTAGTAGCGCTCTTGGAAAAACTCGGCTTTATGGAAGCGCGTCAAAGAGGCTCACATAGGCAGTATCGGCATCCAGATGGTCGGAGTACAACCGTGCCTTTCCACAAAGGGCGAGATATTTCACCGATTCTGCTACGGCAGATAGCCAAAGACATTAGACTTTCCGTGGAAGAATTACTGAAGTACAGGTGACCAGCATCTGCCTTGCGTGGAATGAGCCTAACAACGGGTTCAGTCGACCGCTACGTGGAAAGCAGGGGAGAAGAACGAGTGAGTGGAAAAAGTTCTTGCAAAAAACACCTACTCCCCACGGGAACGTCCAGAATCATATGGACATCAGACCTTCAGGTCAGCTATTTTAATAATTGCAGTTCTAGCGCCTTGGATTTTAACTTTACTATCGCTGCTGTCAGGAAGCTTATCTAGTGGATTGGGTGATTCCACAAGCACATCAGGATCGTGAGACTGATCAAACGAAGACTCTATTAGTTCGTCACTTGTATTACCCAGTTTGCTAGGAACAACAGAATTGTTTGATTCAGCAGCCAACGCATTCATGCCTGGCAACAATATGTTTACTAATAGGACAAGCATTAGTATAATGCTCAATTTTTGCTTAATCGATCTCATGATTCCCCTGCGAAAAGGGGTATTTTTTTCTTGCATTTTCCCCTTAAAAAAAATGAACTGGGATTATCATCCATTTAACTGACCATTATTTTGGCTTTCTTTGCGGTTTTATGCCCTGATTATGGCTGTTATCCTTTGTTTTTATCACTTTTTCTAGCAAATGGGCGCAATAATCCCTTGATTATTGTTATTTACAATTTCTGTAGCCTTTTTCCTTATATCCCCATTAACGAAGCGGACGATTTGCTTGAAGTTGTGTCCAATGATTTTCATTCCGGTAACCATTGTTGCTTTGACTCATGCCCCTTACCTTGAGTCTTCTAAGCCCCTTGTGAACACTTTAGCGCGGAGTTGGTTCCTTCGATGGCTGCACGTTTGCTGCTAGTGTCGATCCTGGTTATTTTGTCTTCTTTTAAGTTCACGGGCTTCGGCCAGAAATATAGAACTTTAGTTCAATTCGCAATACGGTATTGTTTTTTCTCCAATTTCACCGGGCAGACGTCTTGCCTGGACAGTTTGAACAAACATTTCTGTCGAAATGAGCAAGGATTACATTATACTTTCCATTGAACTGGAAACTATGGAGCATGACCTTTAAGGGCAGGCCTTAACCGTTTTGTGGTCTTTAATGGTAAATGCGGTTAGCGGAAGCTTTTGATGGATCTGGTTGTTTTCCGGTCATATCTGTATAATGCATCGTAATTCCATCATCTTGCGCTTGTCTTTCCACTTCTCCGCTAAAATAACCTCCATCGACGTAAAAGTCGGTGACCTCCATTTTCTTTTGTATTTTAGGGATGCGCTTTTCTAACCTTTTAAGCGTCGCCAACCCTGTTTTTTCTCGACTGTATAATCGGTGATTATTTGGACGGGGTTTTCGTCAGCGCAAGTTTCGGTGATATTTAGGACTAAACCGACATGCCCTTTGGATCCCTTCTTACGGTAAGTCACATCTTGGTCGTAGGCTGATTGCTTCCTGCCTGCCGCAGGCGGGCGGAGTCGGCCTCAATGTCTTTATTTGCTTTAGCTTTCCAGATGTTTTTCTTGCTATCAAAGCTAGCCTGCTCTTTGATAA
Coding sequences within:
- the pglZ gene encoding BREX-1 system phosphatase PglZ type B; amino-acid sequence: MYKTSKKSPAALLEAVLNSLIHAGRYNPGDVTAPAAILWTDADGQWRQLAAQLRPLMPELFTFGEYNPEEKTGPAIWLRCIVDRTLPEVDFPEDSIPIIYMPDVSRQILRAVEECPDSLKPLVELQYRGALWTQRNGKDWTIEAFLTSEDIGLCLDLALDKQTRKAMRGALAQLATTPIARLRGKRLEAEDFDKLMIADTQRDLLIWLNDPARLRENWDDNKWAAFCSRCRVELNYDPANESDLAGGEKLGLREGAWLAIWRRYSEAPALYPNIPDLLKRSKPGRLIFDKEPWPDENEAEEDALRDSLLELEHHNSAISRQNIEKLEKQHGMRRDWVWARLGRSPLAGALKSLAVLARQTSQNIGGDTPEKMAENYSGGGYLADDAVLKAVAGVKTAQDTKAVETAIRSIYLPWLEDAARHFQSLIDAAPLPDHTDNSNIIAAEQGECLLFVDGLRFDLGQRLIRMAGEQHIKVSAKRYWTGLPTVTATTKPARSPIAEKLAGQPQSEDFQPVVAEGGLPLNTNRFRKMLAEAGYQSLDSTETGEPDKPEARAWTEFGEFDKIGHAMQAKLAGRIEDQLLLLLERIQTLFEAGWKKIRVVTDHGWLLVPGGLPSLSLPKYLTESRWARCAAIKPGSHVEVPTAGWYWNKLMNFAYPPGIHLFIKGDEYAHGGVSLQECLVADLIFVSNIAAAPVSANIVGIKWSGMRCRVSLDSGSTEISAELRTKPNNPESGITRPKQNDPEGQISLLVEDETLEGTAVSLVLLDPSGQVVKKQATTVGGDS
- a CDS encoding restriction endonuclease subunit M, whose product is MKTLTAELRNKLERTIIRARDFAEAGAKSALESLAVHHYEPFSHMPPEDRRLRNHLRARARQLGARQDKYGSLEIYHLIQECAYEHWHRMLFARFLAENGLLIEPESGVAISLDECKELAEGEGLDLWTLASRFAQQMLPQIFRPDDPILLVAFAHEHQLRLENELSGLETDIFTASDALGWVYQFWQAKRKKEVNDSGIKIGADELPAVTQLFTEPYMVEFLIHNTLGAWHAGKMLSANPELAEKAQSEDELRKAVSLPGVSWDYLRFIHTDEGKGPWRPAAGVFEGWPQKASELKIIDPCCGSGHFLVAVLYHLVPIRMLEEGTSAHEACEKVLEENLFGLEIDERCTQIAAFALAFAAWTYPGADGYCKLPKLQIACSGIAPNTSKKDWINLAGDNERFRNGLEKLYDLFKDAPSLGSLIDPGHVVGGSLIEASFDELTPYLEKVMFMEKDNYELNELKVAACGITDAVQILNGRYHLIITNVPYLARGKQIKSFQDFCLEHYCEAKSDIATVFLDRLLLLNNQGGVTALVISQSWLSSTSYETFRIRLIKNKRWNFVAKLGPAAFETISGEVVNVALLAIANAKAEGFIAGLDASLATLCQEKASLLRSSEVMEVKQEEQLKNPDSRIVLGEIADKPLLGNFADTFQGIKTGDDLRYKRCFWEIEPSKYRWRFFQSGGTGEFPISGMEYCIDWIDQGHSMARLQGLQALNKIGIGKGTMSSLPTSIYFGDLFDSSISPIIPKQKEYFLPILTYCKSEQYLKEVRKIDPKVAVTNATFLKVPFDFEYWNEKAKKEYPLGDPKPLSENPTQWVFKGNIINSRNELHVAVSHLLRYCWPNQDVILDGKFDNDGIICLTPIVGKEPAAERLRALLIAAYGDYWTPTKEQELIASTWSTANDLDEWLRNDFFEQHCKIFHHRPFIWHIWDGRKRDGFHALVNYHKLAEGGGKGKKLLENLTYSYLGDWINRQKDGVRRNEDGAEDRLAAAVELQKRLIAILEGEPPFDIFVRWKPVEKQPVGWNPDINDGVRINIRPFMASDIPGGKNGAGVLRWKPNINWSKDRGKEPDRSKEQFPWFWKNGEFAGDRINDVHLANSEKLKARERAAGDPEVDINV